Proteins found in one Microcella daejeonensis genomic segment:
- a CDS encoding TetR/AcrR family transcriptional regulator, whose amino-acid sequence MTDETPSATTPDQHPTTQTPSTRDRILIAAATMIGENPAARLSVRAVAARAEVSVGSLRHFFPDQRALLDEVLERMFRLVMPDGDIDDASLPAAERLVTGLRQILDRAGIGEGARELWRSTLRTYLDEAPAASTIESYLALESAGRRRIESWLAALAEEGALLDGDREAQARFLSSVVNGLAVERALPMDAAAAAAEATTLRYAVSAVVRAH is encoded by the coding sequence ATGACCGACGAGACCCCGAGCGCGACGACGCCGGATCAGCACCCGACGACGCAGACCCCGAGCACGCGCGACCGCATCCTCATCGCGGCGGCGACGATGATCGGCGAGAACCCGGCGGCCCGGCTCAGCGTGCGCGCGGTCGCGGCGCGCGCCGAGGTGAGCGTCGGCTCGCTGCGCCACTTCTTCCCCGATCAGCGGGCGCTGCTCGACGAGGTGCTCGAGCGCATGTTCCGGCTGGTGATGCCCGACGGCGACATCGACGACGCCTCGCTGCCCGCGGCGGAGCGCCTGGTGACGGGCCTGCGGCAGATCCTCGACCGGGCGGGGATCGGCGAGGGCGCGCGCGAGCTCTGGCGCTCCACCCTGCGCACCTACCTCGATGAGGCGCCGGCGGCGAGCACAATCGAGAGCTACCTCGCGCTCGAGAGTGCCGGCCGGCGCCGCATCGAGAGCTGGCTCGCGGCGCTCGCCGAGGAGGGCGCGCTCCTCGACGGCGACCGCGAGGCGCAGGCGCGCTTCCTCTCGAGCGTCGTCAACGGCCTCGCCGTCGAACGGGCGCTGCCGATGGATGCCGCTGCCGCGGCCGCGGAGGCCACGACCCTGCGCTACGCGGTGTCGGCGGTCGTGCGCGCGCACTAG
- a CDS encoding flavodoxin family protein, translating to MTDQPADHSDLTAVYINCTLKRSPELSHTQGLMDRSIALMRAQGVAVESLRLVDHEVALGVYPDMREHGWQHDEWADRVWPLIERADILVVGGPLWLGDNSSVTRMLIERLYAMSGLFNAKGQYVFYGKVAGALITGNEDGVKHAAMSTLYSLQHIGYSIPPAADAGWIGEVGPGPSYLDEGSGGPENDFTNRNTTFMTWNLLHLARLLKDAGGYPAYGNLRREWNDGERFGFNPEYR from the coding sequence ATGACCGATCAGCCCGCCGACCACAGCGACCTCACCGCCGTCTACATCAACTGCACGCTGAAGCGCAGCCCGGAGCTGAGCCACACGCAGGGCCTCATGGATCGCAGCATCGCCCTCATGCGCGCGCAGGGCGTGGCGGTCGAGTCGCTGCGGCTCGTCGACCACGAGGTCGCGCTCGGCGTCTACCCCGACATGCGCGAGCACGGCTGGCAGCACGACGAGTGGGCCGACCGCGTGTGGCCGCTCATCGAGCGGGCCGACATCCTGGTGGTCGGCGGTCCACTCTGGCTCGGCGACAACTCCTCGGTGACGCGGATGCTCATCGAGCGCCTCTACGCGATGAGCGGCCTCTTCAACGCCAAGGGTCAGTACGTCTTCTACGGCAAGGTCGCCGGAGCGCTCATCACCGGCAACGAGGACGGTGTGAAGCACGCGGCGATGTCGACGCTGTACAGCCTGCAGCACATCGGCTACAGCATCCCGCCGGCGGCCGACGCCGGGTGGATCGGCGAGGTCGGCCCCGGCCCCAGCTACCTCGACGAGGGCTCGGGCGGGCCCGAGAACGACTTCACCAACCGCAACACCACCTTCATGACCTGGAACCTGCTGCACCTCGCCCGCCTGCTCAAGGACGCCGGCGGCTACCCCGCCTACGGCAACCTGCGGCGCGAGTGGAACGACGGCGAGCGCTTCGGCTTCAACCCCGAGTATCGGTAG
- a CDS encoding winged helix-turn-helix transcriptional regulator, with protein sequence MVTTSDSISPDEDIMRADSIAREIFSEVANKWALLIIETLGERTLRFSEVRDALDGISHKMLTQNLRMLERNGLVTRTVHPTVPPKVEYALTGPGRELRATVDLLCSWTRTHLRHIDRSRQDFAAKPSTAEAAEAAEATGATPAIASPTDTRG encoded by the coding sequence ATGGTGACCACGAGCGACTCCATCAGCCCCGATGAGGACATCATGCGCGCGGACTCCATCGCGCGCGAGATCTTCTCCGAGGTCGCGAACAAGTGGGCCCTGCTGATCATCGAGACCCTGGGCGAGCGCACGCTGCGGTTCAGCGAGGTGCGCGACGCCCTCGACGGCATCAGCCACAAGATGCTCACTCAGAACCTGCGGATGCTCGAGCGCAACGGTCTCGTCACCCGAACCGTTCACCCCACCGTGCCGCCGAAGGTCGAGTATGCGCTCACCGGGCCGGGGCGCGAGCTTCGCGCGACCGTCGATCTGCTGTGCTCGTGGACCCGCACCCACCTGCGGCACATCGACCGCTCGCGCCAGGACTTCGCCGCGAAGCCCTCGACCGCCGAGGCCGCCGAGGCCGCCGAGGCCACCGGGGCCACCCCGGCGATCGCGAGCCCTACCGATACTCGGGGTTGA
- a CDS encoding RidA family protein: MTTDFSHPAGLLDQKDYWPVAVGTGSRVVTLAGQVGVSAAGAVEAADLAGQIHSALRNVATGVRGAGGDVHDIARLTFYVVGWTPDLAEVLFEGVARAQAGEGYPSPMPPLTLIGVQALWSPELLVEIEAIAVLD, translated from the coding sequence ATGACCACCGACTTCAGCCACCCGGCGGGACTGCTCGATCAGAAGGACTACTGGCCCGTCGCCGTGGGCACGGGATCACGGGTCGTGACGCTGGCCGGGCAGGTCGGCGTCTCGGCGGCGGGCGCCGTGGAGGCGGCCGATCTCGCCGGGCAGATCCACTCGGCGCTGCGCAACGTCGCCACCGGCGTGCGCGGTGCGGGCGGCGACGTGCACGACATCGCGCGGCTCACGTTCTACGTCGTGGGCTGGACCCCCGACCTGGCCGAGGTGCTCTTCGAGGGCGTCGCTCGTGCGCAGGCCGGCGAGGGGTACCCGTCGCCGATGCCGCCGCTCACCCTCATCGGGGTGCAGGCGCTCTGGAGCCCCGAGCTGCTCGTCGAGATCGAAGCCATCGCCGTGCTCGACTAG
- a CDS encoding bifunctional alpha/beta hydrolase/OsmC family protein, giving the protein MTATTERVEFTGSQGDRLAARLELPIGTPRAYALFAHCFTCGKDAVAASRIARALTTEGIAVLRFDFTGLGQSGGDFANSTFSSNIDDLLSAADFLRDEYRAPSILIGHSLGGAAVLAAASRIAEVSAVVTIGAPADPQHVVHLLGDDVTAIERDGEAEVDLGGRPFRIRRQFLHDLEMQPQLDRIAALDAALLVMHSPSDATVGIDNARVIFEAARHPKSFVALDAADHLLTDRADAEYAAGIIGAWVGRYAGLPVPDEATRDAAPALPDGHVRVAEVAPDSFAQMVTAGRHVLAADEPHPIGTDSGPNPYELLLAGLGSCTSMTIRMYANRKGWPLEHVSVDLGHSRTHANDCERCDESTQALEHIDRTITLVGELTDEQRAAILAIADKCPVHRTLHAGVVVSTRLG; this is encoded by the coding sequence ATGACCGCAACGACCGAGCGCGTCGAGTTCACCGGATCCCAGGGCGACCGCCTCGCCGCCCGCCTTGAGCTGCCGATCGGCACGCCCCGCGCCTATGCGCTTTTCGCGCACTGCTTCACCTGCGGCAAGGACGCCGTGGCCGCGAGCCGCATCGCCCGCGCGCTCACGACCGAGGGCATCGCCGTGCTGCGGTTCGACTTCACCGGGCTCGGGCAGTCGGGCGGCGACTTCGCCAACTCGACGTTCTCGAGCAACATCGACGACCTGCTGAGCGCCGCCGACTTCCTGCGCGACGAGTACCGGGCGCCGAGCATCCTGATCGGGCATTCGCTCGGCGGAGCCGCCGTGCTCGCCGCCGCCAGCCGCATCGCGGAGGTGAGCGCGGTCGTCACCATCGGGGCGCCCGCCGACCCGCAGCACGTCGTGCACCTGCTCGGCGACGACGTAACGGCGATCGAGCGCGACGGCGAGGCCGAGGTCGACCTCGGCGGGCGGCCGTTCCGCATCCGCCGGCAGTTCCTGCACGACCTCGAGATGCAGCCCCAGCTCGACCGCATCGCCGCGCTCGACGCCGCCCTGCTCGTCATGCACTCGCCGAGCGATGCGACGGTCGGCATCGACAACGCGCGCGTGATCTTCGAGGCGGCGCGGCATCCGAAGTCGTTCGTCGCCCTCGACGCGGCCGACCACCTGCTCACCGACCGCGCCGACGCCGAGTACGCGGCCGGCATCATCGGCGCTTGGGTGGGCCGGTACGCGGGCCTGCCCGTCCCCGATGAGGCGACACGGGATGCTGCGCCCGCGCTCCCCGACGGGCACGTCCGCGTGGCCGAGGTCGCCCCCGACAGTTTCGCGCAGATGGTCACGGCGGGGCGCCACGTGCTCGCCGCCGACGAGCCGCACCCGATCGGCACCGACTCCGGACCGAACCCCTACGAGCTGCTGCTCGCCGGCCTCGGCTCCTGCACCTCCATGACGATCCGCATGTACGCGAACCGCAAGGGGTGGCCGCTCGAGCACGTGAGCGTCGACCTCGGCCACTCGCGCACGCACGCGAACGACTGCGAGCGCTGCGACGAGTCGACGCAGGCGCTGGAGCACATCGACCGCACCATCACCCTGGTCGGTGAGCTCACCGACGAGCAGCGCGCGGCCATTCTCGCGATCGCGGACAAGTGCCCGGTGCACCGGACCCTGCACGCCGGGGTCGTGGTGTCGACGCGGCTCGGGTAG
- a CDS encoding PPOX class F420-dependent oxidoreductase: protein MTEPAPTTPAMAPTDEQWAALGEARFISLATFRKTGARVPTTVWVAREGDALIVTTPADSGKVKRLRNSGRVQLSTSSRMGRVAGDAFVVEAHCEIAGPDGQHPSAVAALKAKYGFEYRFVLAIERRLERRKLAKGEPLADRIILRITRPTAAD, encoded by the coding sequence GTGACCGAGCCCGCCCCCACCACCCCCGCCATGGCCCCGACCGACGAGCAGTGGGCCGCCCTCGGCGAGGCCCGGTTCATCTCGCTCGCCACGTTCCGCAAGACCGGGGCCCGCGTGCCGACGACCGTATGGGTGGCCCGCGAAGGCGACGCGCTCATCGTCACGACGCCGGCCGACAGCGGCAAGGTGAAGCGGCTGCGCAACAGCGGCCGCGTGCAACTGAGCACGAGCAGCCGCATGGGCAGGGTCGCCGGCGACGCCTTCGTCGTCGAGGCGCACTGCGAGATCGCCGGCCCTGACGGGCAGCACCCGAGCGCCGTCGCCGCACTGAAGGCCAAGTACGGGTTCGAGTACCGCTTCGTGCTCGCCATCGAGCGTCGGCTAGAGCGCCGCAAGCTCGCCAAGGGCGAGCCTCTCGCCGACCGGATCATCCTGCGGATCACGCGGCCGACCGCCGCCGACTAG
- a CDS encoding PhzF family phenazine biosynthesis protein — protein MSRTRPFRQVDVFGATAFGGNPVAVVLDGEGLDEAGMQRIASWTNLSETTFVLPPTMGDADYRVRIFTPGGELPFAGHPTLGTAHAWLENGGRPRDEGVVVQECPAGLIEVRRDGPRLAFAAPPTRRSGPIDEPELASLVSVLGIDREQVIGHQWVDNGPGWSALRLADAQQVLDLAPSFSGLPDAMLGVLGTHPPGSEQARAGHAYELRAFTPRIGVAEDPVTGSLHASVAQWLVRDGLAPAGGRWTATQGTGLGRSGVVALEVDETGAVWVGGATTTVVAGTIEA, from the coding sequence ATGAGCCGCACCCGCCCCTTCCGCCAGGTCGACGTCTTCGGGGCGACTGCGTTCGGGGGCAACCCGGTGGCTGTCGTGCTCGACGGCGAGGGGCTCGATGAGGCCGGCATGCAGCGCATCGCCTCGTGGACGAACCTCAGCGAGACCACCTTCGTGCTGCCGCCGACGATGGGCGACGCCGACTACCGGGTGCGCATCTTCACGCCGGGCGGGGAGCTGCCGTTCGCGGGGCATCCGACGCTCGGAACCGCGCACGCGTGGCTCGAGAACGGTGGGCGCCCGCGCGACGAGGGGGTCGTGGTGCAGGAGTGCCCGGCCGGGCTCATCGAGGTGCGCCGCGACGGGCCGCGCCTGGCGTTCGCCGCCCCGCCGACCCGGCGCAGCGGCCCGATCGACGAGCCCGAGCTGGCTTCGCTGGTCTCTGTGCTCGGCATCGACCGCGAGCAGGTGATCGGGCACCAATGGGTCGACAACGGTCCGGGATGGTCGGCACTGCGCCTGGCCGACGCGCAGCAGGTGCTCGACCTCGCGCCGAGCTTCTCGGGCCTGCCCGACGCGATGCTCGGGGTGCTCGGCACCCACCCGCCGGGCTCGGAGCAGGCCCGCGCCGGCCACGCCTACGAGCTGCGCGCCTTCACCCCGCGCATCGGCGTCGCCGAGGATCCGGTCACCGGCAGCCTGCATGCCTCCGTCGCGCAGTGGCTCGTGCGCGACGGGCTGGCGCCGGCCGGTGGGCGGTGGACGGCGACGCAGGGCACCGGGCTCGGCCGGTCGGGCGTCGTCGCGCTCGAGGTCGATGAGACCGGCGCGGTCTGGGTCGGCGGGGCGACGACGACCGTCGTCGCGGGCACGATCGAGGCCTGA
- a CDS encoding polysaccharide deacetylase family protein — MTGFWPAGHQSAAAFTFDVDAESAVLWGAPENARRMSVMSHQAYGPLVGVPRILSLLADHGITATFFVPGFTAERYPQVVREIVAAGHEIGHHGYLHEQPSAQSRDEQIAALDRGLDVLAEIAGVRPVGYRAPMWDLSWELPELLLERGFLYDSSLMDADRPYELAVAGTPSSSATSGAQAASSLVEIPIQWALDDWEQYCYLPDISGAGYIATPEQARALWEAEFDGLHEVGGCWVLTNHPFLSGRPARAASLGRLMARIVATPGVWVAPLREIAEHTRSLGLEPRSVQPI; from the coding sequence ATGACGGGGTTCTGGCCCGCGGGCCATCAGTCGGCCGCCGCCTTCACCTTCGACGTCGACGCCGAGTCGGCCGTGCTGTGGGGGGCGCCCGAGAACGCGCGACGCATGAGCGTGATGAGCCATCAGGCGTACGGTCCGCTCGTGGGGGTGCCGCGCATCCTGTCGCTGCTGGCCGATCACGGCATCACCGCCACCTTCTTCGTTCCCGGTTTCACCGCCGAGCGCTACCCGCAGGTCGTGCGCGAGATCGTCGCCGCCGGGCACGAGATCGGCCACCACGGCTACCTGCACGAGCAGCCATCGGCGCAGAGCCGCGATGAGCAGATCGCGGCGCTCGACCGCGGGCTCGACGTGCTCGCCGAGATCGCCGGGGTGCGCCCGGTCGGATACCGCGCCCCGATGTGGGATCTCTCGTGGGAGCTGCCCGAGCTGCTGCTCGAGCGCGGGTTCCTCTACGACTCCAGCCTCATGGACGCGGACCGGCCGTACGAGCTCGCCGTGGCCGGGACGCCGTCGTCGTCGGCTACGTCGGGCGCGCAGGCCGCGTCCTCGCTGGTCGAGATCCCCATCCAGTGGGCGCTCGACGACTGGGAGCAGTACTGCTACCTGCCCGACATCAGCGGCGCCGGGTACATCGCGACTCCTGAGCAGGCGCGCGCCCTGTGGGAGGCCGAGTTCGACGGCCTGCACGAGGTCGGCGGATGCTGGGTGCTCACCAACCACCCGTTCCTCTCGGGCCGGCCCGCCCGCGCCGCCTCGCTCGGCAGACTCATGGCGCGCATCGTCGCGACGCCCGGCGTGTGGGTCGCGCCGCTGCGTGAGATCGCCGAGCACACCCGGTCGCTCGGCCTCGAGCCGCGGTCGGTGCAGCCGATCTAA
- the speB gene encoding agmatinase has protein sequence MTTNPAPRPEGAPVGPVDGQVSPRYAGFSTFARLPRIDDVSGWDVAVVGVPFDAGVTFRSGARFGPSSIREASRLLRPYNPALESMPFADAQVVDAGDIDANPFDIEAALEQMQAGFSRLMSDGRPVMTLGGDHTIALPALRAVVAEHGPVGLVHFDAHLDTWDTYFSAPYTHGTPFRRAAEEGLLRKDRSAHVGIRGSLYSKQDLIDDTDLGFTIVHCRDFDRIGAPGIVDRILDRIGDAPLYVSIDIDVLDPGFAPGTGTPEAGGMTSRELLEVLRGLRDTPIVSADIVEVSPPYDHADITAVAAANLAYELISIMSAQQAAR, from the coding sequence ATGACCACGAACCCCGCACCCCGCCCCGAAGGCGCCCCCGTCGGCCCGGTCGACGGCCAGGTCTCACCCCGGTACGCCGGCTTCAGCACCTTCGCCCGACTGCCGCGCATCGATGACGTGAGCGGGTGGGACGTCGCCGTCGTCGGGGTTCCGTTCGACGCCGGCGTCACCTTCCGCTCGGGCGCGCGCTTCGGGCCCTCGTCGATCCGCGAGGCCTCGCGCCTGCTGCGGCCCTACAACCCGGCGCTCGAGTCGATGCCCTTCGCCGACGCGCAGGTGGTCGACGCGGGCGACATCGACGCGAACCCCTTCGACATCGAGGCGGCGCTCGAGCAGATGCAGGCGGGGTTCTCGCGCCTCATGAGCGACGGCCGCCCCGTCATGACCCTCGGCGGCGACCACACGATCGCCCTGCCGGCCCTGCGCGCGGTCGTCGCCGAGCACGGGCCCGTCGGCCTGGTGCACTTCGACGCGCACCTCGACACCTGGGACACCTACTTCTCGGCGCCGTACACGCATGGCACGCCGTTCCGCCGCGCGGCGGAGGAGGGGCTGCTGCGCAAGGACCGCTCGGCGCACGTCGGGATCCGCGGCTCGCTGTACAGCAAGCAGGATCTGATCGACGACACCGACCTCGGCTTCACGATCGTGCACTGCCGCGACTTCGACCGCATCGGGGCGCCCGGCATCGTCGACCGCATCCTCGATCGCATCGGGGATGCCCCGCTCTACGTCTCGATCGACATCGACGTGCTCGATCCGGGGTTCGCCCCGGGCACCGGCACGCCCGAGGCCGGCGGCATGACGAGTCGAGAACTGCTGGAGGTGCTGCGGGGCTTGCGCGACACCCCCATCGTCTCGGCCGACATCGTCGAGGTCAGCCCGCCCTACGACCACGCCGACATCACCGCCGTCGCGGCCGCGAACCTCGCCTACGAGCTGATCTCGATCATGTCGGCGCAGCAGGCCGCCCGATGA
- a CDS encoding SDR family NAD(P)-dependent oxidoreductase, translating into MTTRILDGAVALVTGAAQGMGAAHARHLAAAGARVAVNDRAASAELTALADELGGLAVPGDVSQRADVDRIVATVTEWAGAPDVLVANHAYMTMAPLLEADLDDWWRVVDTNLGGTFALIQAVLPGMRGHGRGRIVVVSSEWGITGWPEATAYCASKAGLISLVKTLGRELAPEGIVVNALAPGVTNTPQLAVDAKAAGVELAEVIDSYARGIPLGRVGEIDEMARAVVFLSDFRQGAMVGQVLQANGGSTRARA; encoded by the coding sequence ATGACGACGCGCATCCTCGACGGGGCCGTCGCCCTCGTCACCGGCGCCGCCCAGGGCATGGGCGCGGCGCACGCCCGCCACCTCGCCGCCGCCGGCGCCCGCGTCGCGGTCAACGACCGCGCGGCCAGCGCCGAGCTCACCGCCCTCGCCGACGAGCTCGGCGGCCTCGCGGTGCCCGGCGACGTCTCGCAGCGCGCCGACGTCGACAGGATTGTCGCCACTGTCACCGAGTGGGCCGGCGCCCCCGACGTGCTCGTCGCGAACCACGCCTACATGACGATGGCACCGCTGCTCGAGGCCGACCTCGACGATTGGTGGCGCGTCGTCGACACGAACCTCGGCGGCACCTTCGCGCTCATCCAAGCCGTGCTGCCGGGCATGCGCGGGCACGGCCGCGGGCGCATCGTCGTCGTCTCGAGCGAGTGGGGCATCACGGGATGGCCGGAGGCCACGGCCTACTGCGCCTCCAAGGCCGGGCTCATCTCGCTCGTGAAGACCCTCGGCCGCGAGCTCGCCCCGGAGGGGATCGTCGTCAACGCGCTCGCCCCCGGGGTCACGAACACCCCGCAGCTCGCGGTAGACGCGAAAGCCGCGGGCGTCGAGCTGGCCGAGGTCATCGACTCCTACGCCCGCGGGATCCCGCTCGGCCGGGTCGGCGAGATCGACGAGATGGCCAGGGCCGTGGTGTTCCTCAGCGACTTCCGCCAGGGTGCGATGGTCGGCCAGGTGCTGCAGGCCAACGGCGGCTCGACGCGCGCCCGAGCCTGA